In Erigeron canadensis isolate Cc75 chromosome 1, C_canadensis_v1, whole genome shotgun sequence, a single window of DNA contains:
- the LOC122594055 gene encoding uncharacterized protein LOC122594055: MGTSDNIETIQRRLAWPLRKDDMQKSRNGPKINGGVYNVEWDRRENVFKISGEVDPNILMKAVLRSGSHAELINVKLKHPLLRYDNYYRSYGRRPTFGNNYYRDGYRSSLPPYYETNYNNDRYYPHGLPHYGPAPRIGYGPSYDYDHRNPLPSAPYVPSYPYQDYNDPCYNGASVDPCSIM; encoded by the exons ATGGGGACATCCGATAATATTGAAACGATACAGAGAAGATTAGCATGGCCTCTGCGCAAGGATGATATGCAAAAATCGAGAAATGGTCCAAAAATTAATGGAG GAGTTTATAATGTCGAATGGGACCGTCGagaaaatgtattcaaaatATCGGGAGAAGTAGATCCAAATATACTAATGAAGGCAGTGTTGCGTTCAGGTAGCCATGCGGAGCTCATCAATGTTAAGCTCAAACATCCACTACTAAGATACGACAATTATTATCGCTCATATGGTCGTCGTCCAACCTTTGGTAATAATTATTATAGAGATGGTTATCGGTCATCATTGCCGCCTTATTAtgaaactaattataataatgatcGTTATTATCCACATGGCTTGCCACATTATGGTCCAGCTCCTCGAATTGGTTATGGTCCTTCTTACGACTATGACCACCGAAATCCACTCCCCTCGGCACCCTATGTGCCTTCATATCCATATCAGGATTATAATGACCCGTGTTACAATGGTGCTTCGGTGGATCCTTGCTCCATCATGTGA
- the LOC122581377 gene encoding ACT domain-containing protein ACR8-like, with amino-acid sequence MMQMDRIPFLEEYEKLVVRMNTPGVMIDNAGCVDATRIMIDSARKDGILLEAVQVLTDLNLSIKKGYVSSDGRWNMDVFHVTNLDGSKLTDDSIINCIQQSLGTIHSRRSKSIDGMTALELTGTDRVGLLSEVFAVLSHLNCDVVESKVWTHNGRIAALIHLKDCDSGSPIEDAQKIDRIEARLRNVLKGDNDIRSAKTSVSLAVTHTERRLHQMMFADRDYDRTPIIKTSGRCSPLVSVQNCLEKEYSVVNIQVKDRPKLLFDVVCTLTDMQYVVFHATINTAENNAYLEFFIRHIDGTPISSEAEKQRVIMCLRAAIERRASEGVMLELLKPDKPGLLAEVTRTFRENAMNVTQAEISTTMGMALNLFYVTDAMGNRVDPKVIDSVVQRIGSTYLRVKELPLMYHQKGNSNEQNTSSLGAAVLFSLGSLLRRNLYNMGLIKSFS; translated from the exons ATGATGCAAATGGATCGAATACCATTTTTAGAAGAATATGAAAAACTTGTTGTTCGTATGAACACTCCTGG GGTCATGATTGATAATGCTGGTTGTGTAGATGCAACTAGAATCATG ATTGATAGTGCAAGAAAAGATGGAATTCTTCTTGAAGCAGTTCAAGTGCTTACAGATCTAAACCTTTCTATTAAAAAAGGCTATGTTTCTTCTGATGGAAGGTGGAACATGGATG TCTTTCATGTCACAAATTTGGATGGCAGCAAATTAACAGATGATAGCATCATCAATTGCATTCAACAG TCACTGGGAACTATTCACAGTAGAAGATCAAAGTCAATAGATGGAATGACAGCATTAGAACTAACCGGGACAGATAGAGTCGGTCTTTTATCAGAAGTTTTCGCGGTTTTATCCCATCTCAACTGTGATGTGGTTGAATCCAAAGTATGGACACACAATGGCAGAATCGCGGCTTTAATTCATTTAAAAGATTGTGATTCAGGCTCACCGATTGAAGACGCACAAAAAATAGACAGAATTGAGGCCCGGTTAAGGAATGTATTAAAAGGGGATAATGATATAAGAAGTGCTAAAACGTCTGTTTCGTTGGCTGTTACTCATACGGAAAGAAGACTTCACCAAATGATGTTTGCAGACCGTGATTATGACAGAACGCCGATCATAAAGACGAGTGGGCGTTGTTCCCCTTTGGTATCTGTTCAAAATTGTTTGGAAAAAGAGTACTCGGTTGTTAACATTCAGGTCAAGGATCGACCGAAGCTTTTGTTTGATGTCGTGTGTACTTTGACCGATATGCAATATGTTGTGTTCCATGCCACTATCAATACTGCAGAAAACAATGCATATCTG GAATTCTTTATTAGGCATATAGATGGAACCCCAATTAGTTCAGAAGCGGAAAAGCAACGAGTAATTATGTGTTTAAGAGCTGCAATTGAAAGAAGAGCATCCGAGGGTGTTATGCTTGAACTACTAAAACCCGATAAACCAGGGCTATTAGCTGAAGTGACAAGAACGTTTAGGGAAAACGCGATGAATGTGACACAAGCTGAAATATCAACTACAATGGGTATGGCCTTAAATCTTTTTTACGTGACGGATGCAATGGGAAACCGGGTGGATCCAAAGGTTATAGATTCTGTCGTTCAAAGAATCGGGTCAACTTATTTAAGAGTTAAGGAGCTACCTTTGATGTATCATCAAAAGGGAAATAGTAATGAACAAAACACAAGTAGTCTTGGTGCTGCAGTTTTGTTTTCACTAGGTAGCTTATTAAGGAGAAATCTATACAATATGGGATTGATCAAATCATTCTCTTGA